From one Phocaeicola salanitronis DSM 18170 genomic stretch:
- a CDS encoding S9 family peptidase has protein sequence MKIRILSLMLLGLALQAMPSVAQERLPEYLQAEKFTREKLNTMLFSTKVDPHWFPTGNDFWFEYKTSEGTSWYVVDPDARRKTPLFDRDELASQLTEIVHDPFEARHLPIQNLKVKEDGRTFTFEVTSSQDKKPKKDDKKKANTPEKEVFYFSYDYPTRKLTLLTEEAKEPKRLDWASVSPDGQTVVYAKDCNLYRMSIADYRKAQKDEKDSTIVEIQLTKDGSEHFGYGIPYSILNTDTLCNGKRRGVWGYWSPDSKHFVTVVTDERKVKDLWVINSTASPRPTLETYRYQMPGEMDAPEDHLYIFDMTTNTRKEIRTAAWKNQTLMLENRPYQMKERDAEFIPDVWQGDNNRFFLTRSSRDLHRIDVCTYTIGQDSIVPIVKERMNTYQETRPIQVFNGGKEFIQWSERDGWAHLYLYDDQGNLKNRITKGPWHVERVVKVDPATRTIYFTANGREANENPYYEHLYKVNADGSGLKRLTEGEYFHETDMDDDARFIVDNYSRVNTVPNAVLIDRNGNKVMDLQESDFSQLFAAGYQFPELFTVKAADGVTDLYGVMYKPYNFDSTKVYPIVDYVYPGPQVEAVYYPFTRMSVRTDRLAQAGFIVISVGQRGGHPSRSKWYHNYGYGNMRDYPLADHKAAVEQLAARYKYIDIDRVGIHGHSGGGFMSTAAILQYPDFYKAAVSCAGNHDNRIYNRWWSETHHGVKEEITEKGDTTFVYKIATNPEIAKQLKGHLMLVHGDIDNNVHPANTIRVVDALIRANKRFEMLILPGQRHGFGDMDEYFYWRMVDFFSRWLNGKAEDSVDIPRR, from the coding sequence ATGAAAATACGCATTTTATCCCTCATGCTCTTGGGACTTGCCCTTCAGGCAATGCCTTCCGTTGCCCAAGAGCGTCTGCCCGAATACCTTCAGGCAGAGAAATTCACACGAGAAAAACTGAACACGATGCTGTTCTCAACCAAAGTCGACCCGCATTGGTTCCCGACCGGAAACGATTTCTGGTTCGAATACAAAACCAGCGAAGGCACATCGTGGTATGTAGTCGACCCCGACGCACGCCGGAAGACTCCGCTATTCGACCGCGATGAATTGGCATCCCAACTTACCGAAATCGTTCACGACCCGTTCGAGGCACGTCATTTGCCCATCCAAAACCTGAAAGTGAAAGAAGACGGACGTACCTTTACCTTCGAAGTAACCTCTTCGCAAGACAAGAAGCCGAAGAAGGATGACAAGAAAAAGGCAAACACCCCCGAAAAGGAAGTATTTTATTTCTCCTACGATTATCCGACACGCAAGCTGACCCTGCTGACCGAAGAAGCCAAGGAACCGAAACGGCTGGACTGGGCATCGGTCTCTCCCGACGGACAAACGGTGGTATATGCCAAGGACTGCAACCTCTACCGCATGAGCATCGCCGATTACCGCAAGGCGCAAAAGGACGAAAAGGACAGTACGATTGTAGAAATCCAGTTGACGAAAGACGGAAGCGAGCACTTCGGCTATGGCATTCCTTACAGCATATTGAATACCGATACCCTGTGCAACGGCAAACGCCGGGGCGTATGGGGATACTGGTCGCCCGACTCGAAACATTTCGTGACCGTAGTGACCGACGAGCGCAAGGTGAAAGACTTGTGGGTCATCAACTCCACGGCTTCGCCCCGTCCCACGCTGGAGACTTACCGCTACCAGATGCCGGGCGAGATGGATGCTCCCGAAGACCACCTGTACATCTTCGACATGACCACGAACACCCGGAAAGAAATCCGTACGGCAGCATGGAAGAACCAGACGCTGATGCTGGAAAACCGTCCGTATCAGATGAAAGAGCGGGATGCCGAATTTATCCCCGATGTATGGCAGGGTGACAACAACCGTTTCTTCCTGACCCGCAGCAGCCGCGACCTGCACCGCATCGATGTATGTACGTACACCATCGGGCAAGACTCCATCGTCCCCATCGTAAAAGAACGGATGAACACCTATCAGGAAACACGCCCGATTCAGGTATTCAACGGCGGAAAGGAATTTATCCAATGGAGCGAACGAGACGGCTGGGCACACCTTTATTTATACGATGACCAAGGAAACCTGAAAAACCGCATCACCAAAGGACCGTGGCACGTAGAGCGTGTCGTAAAGGTAGACCCTGCCACCCGCACCATCTACTTCACTGCCAACGGACGCGAAGCGAACGAAAATCCTTATTACGAACACTTGTATAAAGTAAATGCCGACGGAAGCGGCTTGAAACGGCTGACCGAAGGCGAATACTTCCACGAAACAGACATGGACGACGATGCCCGCTTCATCGTAGACAATTATTCGCGGGTAAATACCGTTCCGAATGCTGTCCTGATAGACCGCAACGGAAATAAGGTGATGGATTTGCAGGAAAGCGATTTCTCCCAGCTTTTTGCCGCAGGCTACCAGTTCCCCGAACTCTTTACGGTAAAAGCTGCCGATGGTGTGACCGACCTCTATGGCGTGATGTACAAGCCCTATAATTTCGATTCGACCAAAGTCTATCCGATAGTCGACTACGTATATCCTGGTCCGCAGGTAGAAGCGGTCTATTATCCGTTTACCCGCATGAGCGTACGCACCGACCGCCTGGCGCAGGCTGGCTTTATCGTGATTTCGGTAGGGCAGCGCGGAGGACATCCCAGCCGTTCGAAATGGTATCACAACTACGGATACGGAAACATGCGCGACTATCCCCTTGCCGACCATAAGGCAGCGGTAGAGCAACTGGCGGCACGCTACAAATACATCGACATCGACCGCGTAGGCATTCACGGGCACTCGGGAGGCGGATTCATGTCTACCGCCGCTATCCTTCAGTATCCTGATTTCTACAAAGCCGCCGTATCGTGTGCCGGGAATCATGATAACCGCATCTACAACCGCTGGTGGAGCGAGACCCATCACGGCGTAAAAGAAGAGATTACCGAAAAAGGAGACACAACCTTTGTGTACAAGATAGCGACAAATCCCGAAATAGCCAAACAGCTGAAAGGACACCTGATGCTGGTACACGGCGACATCGACAACAACGTACATCCGGCAAACACCATCCGCGTAGTAGACGCGTTGATTCGTGCCAACAAACGCTTTGAGATGCTTATCCTCCCCGGCCAGCGTCACGGTTTCGGCGATATGGACGAGTATTTCTACTGGCGCATGGTAGACTTCTTCTCGCGCTGGCTGAACGGGAAAGCCGAAGATTCGGTAGATATTCCCCGGCGTTGA
- a CDS encoding ATP-binding protein has translation MKRIALQQLIEWKNREHRKPLVLNGARQVGKTWLLHEFARNYYKKEAYVVCRKNLLAQQLFGQEFNVERILRGLRAMTSVDITPGDTLIILDEVQDIPEALEALKYFEEEAPDYHIAVAGSLLGIALHEHVSYPVGKVNVINLYPMNFEEFLWAKGETEACKLLSERDFDTINLLHEKYTDLLRQYYYVGGMPEAVLHYVETGALQEVRRIQQEILQGYELDFSKHAPREQVPRIRMVWNSIPSQLFKENKKFIYGALRKGARANDFEVAIQWLVNSGLLYKVSRCTKLELPLDIYEDFSAFKLYTLDVGLLGAMVNTAPSQVLIKNDIFKEYKGGMTEQFVLQEMKSKGISPIYYHTTDSSRLELDFVIQREDKIVPIEVKAEGNVRANSLTALLSKRPDLHAERYSMLPYKVQTALTNIPLYAV, from the coding sequence ATGAAACGTATTGCTTTACAACAACTTATAGAATGGAAGAATAGAGAACATCGGAAGCCTCTCGTCTTGAACGGCGCACGACAAGTCGGAAAGACTTGGTTGCTTCATGAATTTGCCCGGAATTATTATAAAAAAGAAGCTTATGTGGTGTGCCGCAAGAACCTGTTAGCTCAACAACTTTTCGGGCAAGAATTCAATGTGGAAAGAATTTTGCGCGGTTTACGTGCCATGACTTCTGTGGATATTACTCCAGGCGATACACTTATTATTTTAGATGAAGTGCAGGACATACCCGAAGCCTTGGAAGCCTTGAAATATTTCGAAGAAGAAGCTCCCGATTATCACATAGCCGTAGCGGGGTCGTTGTTGGGAATCGCTTTGCATGAGCATGTTTCCTATCCGGTAGGCAAAGTGAATGTCATCAATCTCTATCCGATGAATTTCGAAGAATTCCTGTGGGCAAAGGGCGAGACGGAAGCCTGTAAACTGCTTAGTGAACGTGATTTCGATACAATCAATCTGTTACACGAAAAATATACCGATTTGCTTCGCCAGTATTATTACGTAGGCGGTATGCCCGAAGCCGTACTCCACTATGTGGAAACAGGTGCTTTGCAAGAGGTCAGACGTATCCAGCAGGAAATATTGCAAGGTTACGAGCTTGATTTTTCCAAGCATGCGCCCCGCGAGCAGGTGCCACGCATCCGCATGGTGTGGAACAGCATCCCTTCCCAACTTTTCAAGGAGAATAAGAAATTCATTTATGGCGCTTTGCGCAAAGGTGCCAGAGCCAATGATTTCGAGGTGGCTATCCAGTGGTTGGTCAACTCCGGTTTATTGTATAAGGTTTCCCGGTGTACAAAATTGGAATTGCCGCTTGACATCTATGAAGACTTTTCCGCTTTCAAGCTTTATACGCTTGATGTTGGCTTGCTGGGGGCGATGGTCAACACGGCTCCTTCGCAAGTCTTGATAAAAAACGATATTTTCAAAGAATACAAAGGTGGAATGACCGAGCAATTTGTCTTGCAGGAAATGAAGAGCAAAGGCATTAGTCCCATTTATTATCACACGACGGACAGTTCGCGCCTTGAATTGGATTTTGTAATTCAGCGGGAAGACAAGATAGTCCCGATAGAAGTAAAGGCAGAAGGAAATGTCAGAGCCAATTCGTTGACAGCCTTACTCAGCAAGCGTCCTGACTTGCATGCCGAGCGGTATTCGATGTTACCTTATAAAGTACAAACTGCCTTGACTAACATTCCGCTTTATGCGGTGTAA
- a CDS encoding DUF1810 family protein, with protein MNIERFLAAQQGTYAEALAEVKAGRKTSHWIWWIFPQLRGLGISETSHYYGISGLEEARAYWLHPVLKERLREITLAFLQTGKSAESVFGMLDAMKVRSCMTLFYEATKEDLFMQVLQTRFNGQKDNRTLEMLYLPKDRFLLGAVAGDVIGSVYEHYRTKRMDFPLFPEGSRFTDDTVMTVANADWLLYGDDLARIMQRYGNRYPHAGYGGMFRKWLTEENPQPYRSFGNGSAMRVSPVGWAFDSLEETLEAASRSASVTHNHPEGIKGAQAVAACIFLARHNEAKQEIKAFVEQAFGYDLARTCDEIRPSYRFDSRCQGSVPESILAFLESTDYESAVRLAVSLGGDADTMGAIAGSIAEAYYGGVPKPIRQETLKRIPDEFTEVLKLFSERFVVN; from the coding sequence ATGAACATAGAACGGTTTTTGGCAGCACAGCAGGGAACGTATGCGGAAGCCCTTGCCGAAGTGAAGGCAGGGCGGAAGACGAGCCACTGGATTTGGTGGATATTCCCCCAGTTGCGGGGATTGGGCATAAGCGAGACGTCGCATTATTACGGTATATCCGGCTTGGAAGAAGCACGGGCGTATTGGCTTCATCCGGTGTTGAAGGAACGGTTGCGCGAGATTACCCTTGCCTTTTTGCAGACAGGGAAAAGCGCCGAATCTGTATTTGGCATGCTGGATGCCATGAAGGTCCGTTCGTGTATGACGTTGTTTTACGAAGCGACAAAGGAGGACCTGTTCATGCAGGTTTTGCAGACACGTTTTAATGGGCAGAAAGACAACCGTACGCTGGAGATGCTGTATTTGCCGAAGGACAGGTTCCTGCTGGGGGCTGTGGCAGGCGATGTAATCGGTTCGGTTTATGAACACTACCGGACGAAGCGCATGGATTTCCCGCTCTTTCCCGAAGGCTCCCGGTTTACCGATGATACGGTAATGACCGTAGCCAATGCAGACTGGCTCTTGTACGGAGACGATTTGGCACGTATCATGCAACGGTACGGAAACCGTTATCCGCATGCCGGCTACGGAGGCATGTTCCGAAAATGGCTGACGGAAGAAAACCCTCAACCTTACCGGAGTTTCGGAAACGGGTCTGCGATGCGTGTCAGTCCTGTGGGATGGGCATTCGATTCCTTGGAAGAAACCTTGGAGGCAGCCAGCCGGAGCGCTTCGGTGACTCACAATCATCCCGAGGGAATAAAAGGGGCGCAAGCCGTAGCCGCCTGCATTTTCCTTGCCCGGCATAACGAGGCGAAACAGGAGATAAAGGCATTTGTAGAGCAGGCGTTCGGATACGATTTGGCACGTACTTGCGATGAAATACGTCCGTCGTACCGTTTTGATTCCCGGTGTCAGGGTTCCGTGCCCGAATCCATACTGGCTTTCTTGGAAAGTACGGATTACGAAAGTGCCGTCCGTCTGGCGGTTTCATTGGGAGGAGATGCGGATACGATGGGAGCGATTGCGGGGAGTATTGCCGAAGCGTATTACGGCGGAGTGCCGAAACCCATCAGGCAGGAAACCTTGAAGAGGATTCCGGATGAGTTTACGGAAGTCTTGAAACTGTTCTCCGAACGTTTTGTTGTGAATTAA
- a CDS encoding DUF3575 domain-containing protein produces MKRLISILFVCLAISVSAQKVALKTNVLYDATATINAGIEIGLAPKWSLDVSGNLNAWDMSHGRKWKHWLAQPEARYWFCNSFSGHFLGFHAHGGQYNVGNLDNSIMFLGSDLSKLSDSRYEGWFAGAGVAYGYTWILNKHWNFEMEIGIGYAYTKFDRYPCAWCGEKLDSGDHHYFGPTKAAINLVYVF; encoded by the coding sequence ATGAAACGTTTAATTTCTATCCTTTTCGTGTGTCTTGCCATTTCTGTATCTGCACAAAAGGTCGCGTTGAAAACCAACGTGCTTTATGACGCAACGGCTACCATAAATGCTGGAATAGAAATCGGTCTGGCGCCGAAATGGTCATTGGATGTCTCGGGAAACCTCAACGCATGGGACATGTCGCACGGACGCAAATGGAAACACTGGTTGGCGCAACCCGAAGCCCGTTATTGGTTCTGCAACAGCTTTAGCGGACATTTTCTTGGATTCCACGCCCACGGAGGACAGTACAACGTAGGGAATCTGGACAACAGCATCATGTTTTTGGGAAGCGACCTGTCCAAACTCTCCGACTCCCGGTACGAAGGCTGGTTTGCCGGTGCAGGTGTCGCCTACGGCTACACGTGGATACTCAACAAGCACTGGAATTTTGAAATGGAGATTGGCATAGGCTATGCGTATACCAAATTCGACCGCTATCCGTGTGCCTGGTGCGGTGAAAAGTTAGACAGCGGAGACCACCATTACTTCGGTCCCACCAAAGCTGCCATAAATTTAGTTTATGTATTCTAA
- a CDS encoding DUF3868 domain-containing protein: protein MKAKLFFSLLLSLYIIGVNAQRILNGQIEIKDLNIARNEGNLFLSMRMDVTALDVKSDEEIILTPALKSSEETFVNLPAVRINGRNRYYHHLRNDKLADEPYFYRTGKVDEIHYQAMTPYAEWMDNASVVMGEDLCGCCSELLMNNDDLLTQLDMAPKVFEPLFVYVQPEVETVKTRNVKGSAFIDFPVNQTVIYPEYRNNPSELKKIQQTIDVVKNDPDTKITAISIKGYASPEGSYANNTRLAKGRTEALKKYVQELYHFDPSIFTTAYEPEDWEGLERYVEASDLADKEGILDLIAGDEEPDRKDASIKRRYPDTYAFLLKNCYPALRHSDYTVEYIVRSYTDVEEAKRIMKTAPGKLSLQEFYTIANTYESGTPAYNEVFETAVRMYPDDETANLNAANVAMNKRDLTAARKYLDKAGTSKEAEYARGVLEALEGNYAEAQPHLQKAKEMGVTEANDCLKQIEEITK from the coding sequence ATGAAAGCAAAGCTATTTTTCAGCCTCCTGCTGAGCCTATATATAATAGGTGTCAACGCACAACGCATCCTGAACGGGCAAATCGAAATCAAAGACCTCAACATCGCCCGGAACGAAGGCAACCTCTTCCTCTCGATGCGCATGGATGTGACCGCACTGGACGTGAAATCAGACGAGGAAATCATCCTCACTCCTGCCCTGAAGAGCAGCGAAGAGACCTTCGTCAACCTGCCTGCGGTACGCATCAACGGACGGAACCGCTATTACCACCACCTCCGCAACGACAAGCTGGCGGACGAACCGTATTTCTACCGCACCGGAAAGGTAGACGAAATACACTACCAAGCCATGACACCCTATGCCGAATGGATGGACAATGCATCCGTGGTGATGGGCGAAGACCTGTGCGGATGCTGCAGCGAACTGCTGATGAACAACGATGACCTGCTGACCCAGCTGGATATGGCGCCGAAGGTATTCGAACCCTTGTTCGTGTACGTACAGCCCGAAGTGGAAACCGTGAAGACCCGCAACGTCAAGGGGTCGGCATTCATCGACTTCCCGGTCAACCAGACCGTCATCTACCCCGAATACCGCAACAATCCTTCCGAGCTGAAGAAAATCCAGCAGACCATCGATGTCGTAAAGAACGACCCCGATACCAAGATTACGGCCATCAGCATCAAGGGATATGCATCGCCCGAAGGCTCGTATGCCAACAATACACGACTGGCAAAGGGCAGAACCGAAGCGTTGAAGAAATACGTGCAGGAACTGTACCACTTCGACCCGTCTATCTTCACCACCGCATACGAACCGGAAGACTGGGAAGGGCTGGAACGCTATGTAGAAGCATCGGATTTGGCAGACAAGGAAGGCATCCTGGACCTGATTGCCGGTGACGAAGAGCCCGACCGCAAAGACGCTTCCATCAAGCGACGCTACCCCGACACGTATGCGTTCCTCTTGAAGAACTGCTACCCGGCACTCCGCCATTCCGACTATACCGTGGAATACATTGTGCGCTCGTACACCGATGTGGAAGAAGCCAAACGCATCATGAAGACCGCGCCGGGCAAGCTGAGCCTGCAAGAGTTCTACACCATAGCGAACACTTACGAATCGGGTACGCCTGCCTACAACGAAGTATTCGAGACCGCTGTGCGGATGTATCCCGACGACGAGACGGCAAACCTGAATGCTGCCAACGTAGCGATGAACAAGCGCGACCTGACTGCTGCCCGTAAGTATCTGGACAAAGCAGGCACAAGCAAAGAGGCCGAATATGCCCGTGGCGTATTAGAAGCCCTCGAAGGCAACTATGCCGAAGCGCAACCCCACCTGCAGAAAGCCAAAGAAATGGGCGTAACGGAAGCCAATGATTGCCTGAAGCAGATTGAAGAAATTACCAAATAA
- a CDS encoding Mfa1 family fimbria major subunit (Members of this family are fimbrial shaft proteins (major subunit proteins), found in the Bacteriodetes. The family is named for Mfa1 from Porphyromonas gingivalis, and is related to but distinct from the family of FimA from the species.), translating into MKAFANIFTLSALAVCLTACNDDIGTGSNLPAEESEGIYLKFALDLPSGSGSRSKTDTEEGEDYGSSSDGTEVSKDRENRISQIMLVFTDEDNNYLTSTNVTSVSPTTSTVNEYVITIPPERLADYVSPEPEQGEEAQQRVANVYAYCNPTPELRALAGAAEGSTEVTNFIQKAHTITDDKNASVWQDNNFLMSNAVKRQIDLPTSWYDNLSSSSAFDIGTIKVERSVARFDYKAVHDDNKYVVRDNLESQDEESKKNPGIYIQLTDVALINMSKSFYYLRRVSKNGQNTEATICGVETANNYVVDTDAADKLKYTTASNWPNKRDNFFYNLEKPDTWKWTSLAAISKNEEDNTIEPEDKKGYHIWRYAIENTIPQDNEGDDELQKNGITTGVVFRAKIGREDNSDVTWTDGNDIYVFDDVLYGDWNAVREYAKEHPNEDVAYAYEAVESGDYEPEKAGFTIYTQNEDGNYYAYYYYWNRHHDNEKEPDMGPMEFAVVRNNVYKLSVEAIYRFGYPEGETPDSETPDEEEPKEDPGPDPEPDPEVFLKVNVQVLPWVVRENEISFGDKDTGTN; encoded by the coding sequence ATGAAAGCATTTGCTAACATATTCACCCTAAGCGCACTGGCTGTATGCCTCACGGCATGCAACGACGACATAGGCACGGGCAGCAACCTCCCTGCCGAAGAAAGCGAGGGCATCTACCTGAAATTCGCCTTGGACTTGCCAAGCGGAAGCGGAAGCAGGAGCAAAACAGATACCGAGGAAGGCGAAGACTATGGAAGCTCTTCCGATGGCACCGAAGTAAGCAAAGACCGCGAGAACCGCATCAGCCAGATTATGCTGGTCTTTACGGACGAGGATAACAACTACCTGACTTCGACCAACGTCACATCGGTTTCTCCTACGACAAGTACAGTAAATGAATACGTGATTACCATTCCGCCCGAAAGGCTGGCAGACTATGTAAGCCCCGAACCGGAACAAGGAGAAGAAGCACAACAACGTGTTGCCAACGTCTATGCCTATTGCAACCCGACCCCCGAACTGCGTGCCTTAGCGGGTGCGGCTGAAGGAAGTACAGAGGTAACAAACTTTATACAAAAAGCCCACACCATTACCGATGACAAGAATGCATCCGTATGGCAGGACAATAATTTCCTGATGAGCAATGCGGTGAAGCGTCAAATCGACTTACCTACCTCTTGGTACGACAATTTGAGTTCAAGCAGTGCGTTCGATATAGGCACGATTAAAGTAGAACGTTCCGTGGCGCGCTTTGATTACAAAGCCGTACATGATGACAACAAATATGTGGTACGTGACAATCTTGAATCCCAAGATGAAGAATCAAAGAAAAACCCCGGCATCTACATCCAGCTGACCGATGTAGCCCTTATCAACATGAGCAAGAGTTTCTACTACCTGCGCCGGGTATCGAAAAACGGACAAAATACCGAAGCCACCATCTGCGGCGTAGAAACGGCGAACAATTACGTGGTAGATACCGATGCTGCCGATAAGTTGAAGTATACAACCGCTTCCAATTGGCCGAATAAGAGAGATAATTTCTTCTATAACTTGGAAAAACCTGATACGTGGAAATGGACTTCACTGGCAGCCATCAGCAAGAACGAGGAAGACAACACCATCGAGCCGGAGGATAAAAAAGGCTATCACATCTGGCGGTATGCTATCGAAAATACTATTCCCCAAGACAATGAAGGTGATGATGAACTGCAAAAAAACGGTATCACTACCGGTGTGGTATTCCGGGCAAAAATAGGAAGAGAAGATAATAGCGATGTCACATGGACAGACGGAAATGATATCTACGTATTCGATGACGTGCTGTATGGCGATTGGAATGCTGTAAGGGAATACGCAAAGGAGCATCCCAATGAAGATGTCGCATACGCTTATGAAGCGGTAGAAAGCGGAGATTATGAGCCAGAAAAAGCTGGATTTACCATCTATACACAAAACGAAGACGGAAACTACTACGCCTACTATTACTATTGGAACCGTCATCACGACAATGAAAAAGAGCCCGATATGGGACCGATGGAGTTTGCCGTAGTACGCAACAATGTTTACAAGCTGAGTGTAGAGGCCATCTACCGTTTCGGATATCCCGAGGGAGAAACACCCGACTCGGAAACACCCGATGAAGAAGAACCCAAAGAAGATCCGGGACCAGACCCGGAACCGGACCCTGAAGTATTCCTCAAAGTAAACGTACAAGTCTTGCCTTGGGTAGTGCGCGAGAATGAAATCTCATTCGGAGACAAAGATACGGGAACAAACTAA
- a CDS encoding FimB/Mfa2 family fimbrial subunit — MKEYITIATRKILPIALLLCTLASCIKDDELEPCPKGVSLRFVYDYNMEYANAFPSKVDCVTLYIYDADGNYVATRTETGDVLQDENYRMQIDLEEGTYQFVAYGGLACGEHSFAPTAEPGQGSVRSDLRIAMQGNGETSNVKLHDLFYGSLDVTVEGDFYKEHTLYMMKNTNNVRIILQQLNNQPLASEDFDFRITDDNTLFDYDNSLIPNGTLTYAPWSQGEETVGESGGEDTQVTVAYAELSTSRLMTGNHPRLLITASEDGREIVNIPLNDYLLLLKSDLYADMPDQEFLDRESEWSLIFFLDDNNVWLQTVIVINDWVVRLNNIPLS, encoded by the coding sequence ATGAAAGAATATATTACTATAGCCACGCGAAAAATACTCCCCATAGCCCTCCTGCTATGCACGCTGGCTTCCTGCATCAAGGACGATGAACTGGAGCCCTGCCCCAAAGGAGTATCCCTGCGCTTTGTCTACGATTACAACATGGAATATGCCAACGCTTTCCCCTCGAAAGTGGATTGCGTCACCCTCTATATCTACGATGCGGACGGAAACTATGTAGCCACGCGCACCGAGACCGGCGATGTGCTGCAAGACGAAAACTACCGCATGCAAATCGACTTGGAAGAAGGGACATACCAGTTTGTCGCTTACGGCGGACTTGCCTGCGGAGAGCATTCCTTCGCCCCCACCGCTGAACCGGGACAAGGAAGCGTGCGCTCAGACCTCCGTATCGCCATGCAGGGAAACGGCGAGACCTCCAACGTCAAGCTGCACGACCTGTTCTATGGCAGCCTGGATGTAACGGTAGAAGGAGACTTCTACAAGGAGCATACCCTCTATATGATGAAGAATACCAACAACGTGCGGATTATCCTTCAGCAGCTCAACAACCAGCCGCTGGCAAGCGAGGACTTCGACTTCCGCATCACAGACGACAATACCTTGTTCGACTATGACAACAGCCTCATCCCGAACGGCACCCTCACCTACGCTCCCTGGAGCCAAGGCGAAGAAACAGTAGGCGAAAGCGGAGGAGAAGATACGCAAGTGACGGTGGCATACGCCGAACTGTCCACTTCACGGCTCATGACCGGAAACCATCCGCGCCTGCTCATCACCGCAAGCGAAGACGGCAGAGAGATAGTAAACATCCCGTTGAACGACTACCTGCTGTTGCTGAAAAGCGACCTCTATGCCGACATGCCCGACCAGGAATTCCTCGACCGCGAAAGCGAATGGTCGCTCATCTTCTTCCTGGACGACAACAACGTCTGGCTGCAGACCGTAATCGTCATCAACGACTGGGTAGTACGACTGAATAACATTCCATTATCATGA